Proteins co-encoded in one uncultured Bacteroides sp. genomic window:
- a CDS encoding helix-turn-helix domain-containing protein, producing MAKITTEIAYKATMERIEELLPLVDDNTPLDDKNLIELELLSNLVADYDDEHYPIKKPSLMEVIKLRMYELGLNQNKLSELLNISPSRISEYLSGKSEPTLKVARDISKKLNIDPHIVLGV from the coding sequence ATGGCAAAGATAACAACTGAAATAGCTTATAAAGCGACAATGGAAAGAATAGAAGAACTTCTTCCCCTTGTAGATGATAATACTCCGTTAGATGATAAAAATCTAATAGAATTAGAGCTTCTTTCTAATCTTGTAGCTGATTATGATGATGAACACTATCCGATTAAAAAGCCTTCTTTGATGGAAGTAATTAAGCTTCGTATGTACGAATTAGGACTTAATCAGAATAAACTTTCTGAACTTTTAAATATTAGCCCATCACGGATTAGCGAATATTTATCAGGAAAGAGTGAGCCAACTTTGAAAGTTGCCAGAGATATCAGTAAAAAATTGAATATAGATCCTCATATTGTGTTGGGAGTATGA
- a CDS encoding type II toxin-antitoxin system HigB family toxin: MRIIAHRTLVIFYRKHADAETALEEWFDKTNRADWDCAADVKETFNTVDSVGNQHYIFNIKGNDYRLVAVIKFKIKMVYIRFVGTHSEYDKIDSTKI; encoded by the coding sequence ATGAGGATTATCGCACATAGAACTTTAGTAATATTTTACAGAAAGCATGCTGATGCAGAAACAGCACTTGAAGAATGGTTTGATAAAACGAATAGAGCGGATTGGGATTGTGCTGCTGATGTTAAAGAAACATTTAATACTGTTGATAGCGTAGGCAATCAGCATTATATTTTCAATATAAAGGGTAATGATTACAGGTTAGTCGCAGTGATAAAGTTCAAAATTAAAATGGTCTATATTCGTTTTGTTGGTACACATAGTGAGTATGATAAAATAGATAGTACTAAAATATAA
- a CDS encoding phage portal protein gives MNWIEGIFSVIKNTTLNGLGVERDLNQLLTDKDISAAMNLFQNRDKEVTKALLEYDPKEHKVMHRKDKLRKGKEPYKVQKLPRSWQRYINEIALFFLLAKPIKWEMENVDENNDAFTAFKEFLKDTRFNVTMRQAKRLAGAETESAKLYHLYKDENNLPKVKVVVLSKSEGYTLRPLFDQYKNMIAFGYGYYLKEGTTTVEHFDIETPSIIYRCKKLKLGWDVTPIVNPTGKINVIYYQQPKEWEGSEHRIDRDEEVDSRAGDTNNYFADPMAKATADVLKGLADPDSIGKVIQLTGKDSSFEYVAPPTASDMKDSEKKVLKESILMDTFTPDFSYENMSGMGTLSGEALRRALIVGYIKRDNRLEVYDINVDREKNLILSIMMNVTHIPLRDQLSKLDIKHEFTEPFGEDLDKKIQVVADAYVSGVLSLEQAVSMLGFTSDPKAEIARIIEDQKRKSQESAFPMSEVA, from the coding sequence ATGAATTGGATAGAAGGCATTTTTAGTGTAATAAAGAACACTACATTAAACGGACTAGGGGTTGAAAGAGACTTGAATCAGCTTCTGACAGACAAGGATATAAGTGCAGCCATGAACTTGTTCCAGAACAGGGATAAAGAGGTTACAAAAGCTCTTTTAGAGTATGATCCTAAAGAGCATAAGGTCATGCACCGTAAGGATAAGCTCCGTAAAGGAAAAGAGCCTTATAAAGTACAGAAGCTACCCAGAAGCTGGCAGAGATATATCAATGAAATAGCCTTGTTTTTTCTTTTGGCCAAACCAATTAAATGGGAGATGGAGAATGTTGATGAAAATAATGATGCATTTACCGCTTTTAAGGAGTTCTTAAAAGACACGAGATTCAATGTAACCATGAGACAGGCAAAGAGGCTGGCCGGAGCGGAGACAGAAAGTGCCAAACTATACCATCTTTACAAAGATGAGAATAATTTACCTAAAGTAAAAGTTGTCGTTTTATCTAAATCAGAAGGATATACTTTAAGACCTCTCTTTGATCAATACAAAAACATGATAGCCTTTGGATACGGCTATTATCTGAAAGAAGGAACTACCACGGTTGAGCATTTCGATATAGAAACGCCCTCTATTATTTACCGGTGCAAGAAATTGAAACTCGGATGGGATGTAACCCCTATAGTTAATCCAACAGGAAAGATTAATGTCATCTATTATCAGCAACCCAAAGAGTGGGAAGGCTCAGAACATAGAATTGACAGGGATGAAGAGGTAGATAGCAGGGCAGGAGATACAAACAATTACTTTGCCGACCCAATGGCCAAGGCTACTGCAGATGTTTTAAAAGGTTTGGCCGATCCTGATTCAATAGGCAAGGTGATTCAATTAACGGGTAAAGACAGTAGTTTTGAATATGTTGCACCTCCTACGGCTTCCGATATGAAGGACAGCGAAAAGAAAGTCTTGAAAGAATCTATTCTCATGGATACGTTCACCCCAGATTTCTCCTATGAGAACATGTCAGGTATGGGTACATTATCCGGTGAAGCTCTAAGAAGAGCTTTGATTGTAGGTTATATTAAAAGAGATAACAGGCTTGAAGTCTATGATATTAACGTAGATAGAGAAAAGAATCTTATTCTTTCGATTATGATGAATGTTACTCATATCCCATTAAGAGACCAGCTTTCTAAACTCGATATAAAACATGAATTTACAGAACCATTTGGGGAAGATCTGGACAAGAAAATTCAGGTTGTTGCGGATGCCTATGTAAGTGGGGTGTTATCTCTTGAACAGGCTGTTTCAATGCTTGGTTTTACTTCCGATCCTAAAGCTGAGATTGCAAGGATCATAGAAGATCAGAAACGTAAGTCTCAGGAGAGTGCATTTCCTATGTCTGAGGTAGCATAA
- a CDS encoding phage terminase large subunit, producing MICTQPIYDPLYTNKDKFVILITGGRGSGKSFNASTFIERLTFEKGHVVLYSRYTMTSAGISIIPEFNEKIELDGSQKFFDVTKSDINNTYSGSSIMFRGIKTSSGNQTAKLKSIKGLTTFVCDEAEEWVSEEDFEKIMLSIRQKGIQNRVIIIMNPSDVNHFIYKKYIEHTHKIVNIDGADVQISTHPNVLHIHTSYLDNQDNLSKEFLDEARNMKIENPKKYAHIFMGQWADIAEGVIFKKIEIVDEIPHWVKKRGIGADWGYTNDPTAIIDCGLLDNDLYLDELCYKTHMLTGEIIDLLKLHDQKVISESADPRLIDEIKLGGILIYPVDKFQGSILAGINKMLELNIKVTRRSYNLLEEFRNYAWDKDKDGNYINQPIDKWNHGIDAVRYWVLGEILGKILISKDYDKDDLGIF from the coding sequence ATGATTTGTACTCAACCCATATATGATCCGCTTTACACCAATAAGGATAAATTTGTTATTCTAATCACGGGAGGGCGTGGTAGTGGGAAATCATTCAATGCTTCTACGTTCATAGAGAGGCTTACTTTTGAGAAAGGACACGTCGTTCTTTATTCTCGTTATACAATGACTTCGGCGGGTATTTCCATCATTCCAGAATTTAATGAAAAGATAGAGCTAGATGGATCACAGAAATTCTTCGATGTCACAAAGTCGGATATTAATAATACCTATTCAGGGAGCTCAATTATGTTCCGTGGTATAAAGACCTCATCCGGGAACCAGACAGCCAAATTAAAATCCATAAAGGGTTTGACTACGTTTGTTTGTGATGAAGCGGAAGAGTGGGTGAGTGAAGAAGATTTTGAAAAGATCATGCTTTCTATTCGTCAAAAGGGAATACAGAACAGGGTAATCATCATTATGAACCCCTCGGATGTGAACCACTTCATTTACAAGAAGTATATTGAACACACACACAAGATTGTGAACATAGACGGGGCAGACGTACAGATCAGCACACACCCGAATGTTTTGCATATTCACACATCATATTTAGATAACCAAGATAATTTAAGTAAAGAGTTCCTTGATGAAGCAAGGAATATGAAGATTGAGAACCCAAAGAAATACGCTCATATATTCATGGGGCAATGGGCCGACATAGCAGAGGGAGTGATCTTCAAAAAGATTGAGATAGTAGATGAAATTCCTCATTGGGTTAAAAAGAGAGGCATAGGGGCTGATTGGGGTTATACAAATGATCCTACAGCAATAATAGATTGCGGGTTACTGGATAATGACCTTTACCTAGATGAATTGTGCTACAAGACACACATGCTAACCGGAGAGATAATAGATCTGTTAAAACTCCATGATCAAAAGGTGATTTCAGAGAGTGCCGATCCCCGACTGATTGATGAAATAAAGCTTGGGGGAATACTCATTTATCCGGTAGACAAGTTTCAAGGCTCTATTCTGGCAGGAATAAATAAAATGCTTGAGCTAAATATCAAAGTGACCAGAAGGTCTTACAATCTTCTTGAAGAGTTCAGAAACTACGCATGGGATAAAGATAAAGACGGGAACTATATTAATCAGCCTATAGATAAATGGAACCATGGGATAGATGCAGTAAGATATTGGGTTTTGGGTGAAATCTTAGGTAAGATTCTAATCAGTAAGGATTACGATAAAGATGATTTAGGTATATTTTAA
- a CDS encoding DNA methylase — MMSELNKYFKSETIELLRSQIHPSTYNPRTISDEARKLLKKSVKRFGVVGGLVVNKTTGNTLVSGHQKLSILDELNKFPENDYLIKVELIEVDLKTEKELNIFFNNPNSMGSWDYDKLAELIPDIDYKDAGLTEEDLNLIGVDFLLQTEEESNLANELENVMAPTNAIKEANKAEKIAHNKEIKAEVNKAAQEKAQDMEAYVMLSFDSYEAKAEFMERFGYDESEKFIKGECFSEMVERV, encoded by the coding sequence ATGATGTCAGAACTAAATAAATACTTTAAAAGTGAAACTATTGAGCTGTTACGTTCACAGATTCATCCCAGTACGTACAATCCTCGTACTATCTCCGATGAAGCAAGAAAGCTCTTAAAGAAGTCAGTAAAGCGTTTCGGTGTAGTAGGGGGCTTAGTCGTGAATAAGACCACGGGTAACACTCTTGTTTCCGGCCATCAGAAACTTTCTATCTTAGACGAACTGAACAAGTTTCCTGAGAATGATTATTTGATCAAGGTAGAGTTGATTGAAGTCGATCTCAAAACTGAGAAAGAACTAAATATATTTTTCAATAACCCAAATTCAATGGGCTCTTGGGATTATGACAAGTTAGCTGAACTAATTCCTGATATAGATTACAAAGATGCAGGACTGACAGAAGAGGACTTAAACCTAATAGGGGTAGACTTCCTTTTACAGACAGAAGAAGAAAGCAACCTGGCTAATGAGTTAGAAAATGTTATGGCACCCACTAACGCAATAAAAGAAGCAAATAAAGCCGAAAAGATAGCCCATAACAAAGAGATTAAAGCAGAAGTCAATAAAGCAGCACAAGAGAAAGCTCAGGATATGGAAGCTTATGTAATGCTCTCTTTCGATTCCTATGAGGCGAAAGCCGAGTTCATGGAAAGATTCGGATATGACGAGAGTGAGAAGTTTATTAAGGGAGAGTGTTTCTCAGAAATGGTAGAAAGGGTATAG
- a CDS encoding phosphoadenosine phosphosulfate reductase family protein — translation MSKIDQANKIIDLVRVKSNGALLFCSLGKDSLALLDLIYPKFDRVVCVFMYFVKDLEHINRYINWVKVKYPMIEFIQLPHWNLTYILRSGMYCVPNPKVKLLKLADIDNAMRLKFGINYVFYGMKKADSLNRRLMLNTYENGENKGKVYPLSDWTNKDVLAYMKMKKLPEPVRYSKKASGGIGFNIECFLWMRENSPSDLQKILKAFPMSGKLLFDYDNKR, via the coding sequence GTGAGTAAAATCGATCAGGCAAACAAAATTATTGACCTCGTTAGAGTAAAATCTAACGGGGCTTTACTCTTTTGCTCTTTAGGGAAAGATTCTCTTGCTCTGCTTGATCTGATTTATCCTAAATTTGATAGGGTAGTATGTGTATTTATGTACTTCGTGAAAGACTTAGAACACATAAACAGGTATATAAATTGGGTTAAAGTAAAATATCCGATGATAGAGTTTATTCAATTGCCTCACTGGAACTTAACCTATATACTACGATCTGGGATGTACTGTGTTCCCAATCCGAAAGTAAAGCTCTTAAAGTTAGCCGATATAGACAATGCCATGAGATTAAAGTTTGGCATTAATTATGTCTTTTACGGCATGAAGAAAGCCGACTCCCTAAACAGACGATTAATGCTGAATACATACGAGAACGGTGAGAACAAAGGCAAGGTTTACCCATTGAGTGATTGGACAAATAAAGATGTTCTGGCTTACATGAAGATGAAGAAACTGCCAGAGCCTGTAAGATACTCAAAGAAAGCATCTGGAGGAATAGGATTTAATATCGAATGTTTCCTTTGGATGCGGGAAAATTCGCCAAGTGATTTACAGAAGATATTAAAGGCTTTCCCTATGTCAGGTAAGCTTTTGTTTGATTACGATAATAAACGATGA
- a CDS encoding ASCH domain-containing protein, with the protein MKILTLIIKQKYFDEILSGKKKIETREVIPTTEKKYVILDKDRAITDIIQYNAIRFYVGYKKDRATALVEVKGSHLEEVHDENDQPIFYDYKGEQNMMIDIIYDLGKVLEK; encoded by the coding sequence ATGAAAATTTTAACACTAATCATCAAGCAAAAGTATTTTGATGAAATACTCTCCGGCAAGAAAAAGATTGAAACCAGAGAGGTAATCCCGACAACCGAAAAGAAGTATGTAATTCTGGATAAAGACAGGGCAATAACTGATATTATCCAATACAATGCAATCCGGTTCTATGTTGGTTACAAGAAAGACAGAGCAACCGCTTTAGTAGAGGTTAAAGGCTCTCACTTAGAAGAGGTTCACGATGAGAATGACCAGCCAATCTTTTACGATTACAAGGGTGAACAGAATATGATGATCGACATCATTTACGATTTAGGCAAGGTTTTAGAGAAGTAA
- a CDS encoding SIR2 family protein yields MNCFEIENLSLLNNKSEPMTKDDLINLIEEKHSAPFLFLGSGFSKHFLNTPKWDELLQNFAHNHINSYYTRLETRDLCVIAKDVAKEKNDSFWKLPDDDSYKNKIQDKVDSSSFVLKYEISEYLKQYTLTGIEPKYKEEIELLTKINIDGIITTNWDDLAELLFPKFTTYVGQEELIFAPTYNVGEIYKIHGCIHNPSSIVLTSDDYEKYNEKNTYLAAKLTTIFIEHPIIFLGYSIRDKNIQQILSSIVKCLNDVSIHKLQNNLVFIEWNEGESDLFSVEKYDIMMENEIMLPVTRIITNNYKTVFECLQSFKREIPAHLLRIYKKNFYKIIYSENPEKQLCVIDEKKIDTNKEIQFVCGFGAINKYKSAIGYIGLKSINIFKDILFDDGNYEAEKIIINTLPDLRKNTNFIPCYKYLRAVGITDSDSFRNNRLGINFELINDFRCSYSDPAGYINDKTVENVIEENPSWKAVIYLTYMDISNNDLPIILDFCKKYYNDFLIKKEKPNYSSHFKKLICMYDWKKYGW; encoded by the coding sequence ATGAATTGTTTTGAAATAGAAAATTTATCTTTGCTTAATAATAAATCTGAACCCATGACTAAAGATGATTTGATTAATTTAATAGAAGAAAAGCATTCAGCACCATTTTTATTTTTAGGTTCTGGCTTTTCAAAGCACTTTCTTAATACTCCTAAATGGGACGAATTGTTGCAAAATTTCGCTCATAATCATATAAATTCATATTACACTCGCTTGGAAACAAGGGATTTATGTGTGATAGCAAAAGATGTTGCAAAAGAAAAGAATGACTCGTTTTGGAAACTTCCTGATGATGACTCGTATAAAAATAAAATTCAAGACAAAGTAGATAGCTCTTCTTTTGTTTTGAAATATGAAATTTCAGAATATTTAAAGCAATATACATTAACTGGAATAGAGCCAAAATATAAAGAAGAAATAGAGCTTTTAACTAAAATAAATATTGATGGTATTATTACAACAAATTGGGATGATTTAGCAGAATTATTATTTCCTAAATTTACTACTTATGTGGGGCAAGAAGAACTAATTTTTGCTCCAACATATAATGTAGGTGAAATTTATAAAATACATGGCTGTATTCATAATCCTAGTTCAATTGTTCTTACTTCTGATGATTATGAAAAATATAATGAGAAAAATACATATTTGGCAGCCAAACTCACAACTATTTTCATTGAGCACCCAATAATCTTTCTAGGATATTCAATTAGAGATAAGAATATACAGCAAATATTATCTTCGATTGTTAAATGTTTGAATGATGTTAGCATACATAAATTACAAAATAATTTAGTATTCATTGAATGGAATGAAGGTGAATCTGATCTTTTCAGTGTTGAGAAGTACGACATAATGATGGAAAATGAAATTATGTTACCAGTTACTAGGATTATAACTAATAATTATAAAACAGTATTTGAATGCTTGCAATCATTTAAACGTGAAATTCCAGCTCATCTTTTGAGAATATACAAAAAAAATTTTTATAAAATTATTTATTCAGAGAATCCAGAAAAACAACTCTGTGTGATTGATGAAAAAAAAATTGATACTAATAAAGAAATTCAGTTTGTGTGTGGTTTTGGAGCTATTAATAAATATAAGTCAGCAATTGGATATATAGGGCTTAAATCGATTAATATCTTTAAAGATATTTTATTTGATGATGGTAATTATGAAGCAGAAAAGATAATTATTAACACTTTGCCCGATCTTAGAAAAAATACTAATTTTATACCTTGCTATAAGTACTTAAGAGCTGTTGGAATTACTGATTCAGATAGCTTTAGAAATAATAGATTAGGGATAAATTTTGAATTAATAAATGATTTCCGTTGTTCTTATTCTGATCCAGCTGGATATATAAACGATAAAACGGTAGAAAATGTAATCGAGGAAAACCCCTCGTGGAAGGCAGTTATTTATTTAACATACATGGATATTTCTAATAATGATTTGCCTATTATACTTGATTTTTGTAAGAAGTACTATAATGATTTCTTGATTAAGAAAGAGAAGCCGAATTATTCTTCACATTTTAAAAAATTAATTTGTATGTATGATTGGAAAAAATATGGCTGGTAA
- a CDS encoding DUF4373 domain-containing protein, giving the protein MSNNKIGLSYYNIDTDRYQDIKIKRLKKDFGCSGIAVYDYMLCEIYRVKGYFLVWDENTAFDVAEYFGLKETLVKDIVDYCCAVGLFDKELLTSEKILTSSSIQSRYVEMCNRAKRINIKIQEEYSKLTEESAKLREVCPKKEEVCRKVKESKEEKESTKVDKKKNMVAAKAATLSRKDEFYKSLIPYVDKYPKEMIRAFFDYWSEMNKSETKMRFEKQPTWEVGKRLATWANKEIFNGNNKNTSVPKSGKINSDKESGNKPNTDTAGFKELINTVRIG; this is encoded by the coding sequence ATGTCGAATAATAAAATTGGTTTATCATACTACAATATAGATACTGATAGATACCAAGACATTAAAATAAAGCGGCTGAAGAAGGATTTTGGTTGTTCGGGTATTGCTGTTTATGATTATATGCTATGCGAAATCTACAGAGTAAAAGGTTATTTCCTTGTGTGGGATGAAAATACTGCCTTTGACGTGGCTGAATACTTTGGATTGAAGGAAACATTGGTGAAAGATATAGTTGACTATTGCTGTGCAGTGGGTCTTTTTGATAAAGAATTGCTCACAAGTGAGAAGATACTTACTTCATCATCCATTCAATCAAGATACGTAGAAATGTGTAATCGAGCAAAGAGAATAAACATCAAAATTCAGGAGGAATATTCCAAACTTACGGAAGAATCCGCCAAACTTCGGGAAGTTTGCCCCAAAAAGGAGGAAGTTTGCCGCAAAGTAAAGGAAAGTAAAGAAGAAAAAGAATCTACTAAAGTAGATAAGAAAAAAAATATGGTCGCAGCTAAAGCTGCTACTCTCTCACGTAAAGATGAATTTTATAAGTCTCTTATCCCGTATGTAGACAAATACCCGAAAGAAATGATACGAGCATTTTTCGACTATTGGTCTGAGATGAATAAATCTGAAACTAAGATGCGATTTGAAAAACAGCCTACATGGGAAGTCGGCAAACGGCTTGCTACTTGGGCAAATAAAGAAATATTCAATGGAAACAACAAAAACACTTCTGTTCCCAAGTCAGGTAAGATTAATTCAGATAAAGAATCGGGAAACAAACCTAACACCGATACAGCAGGATTTAAAGAACTCATTAACACCGTCCGAATTGGTTAA
- a CDS encoding DEAD/DEAH box helicase, with product MIYKLRDYQQQASDSAVTYFKSRTDKNAIMVLPTGSGKSLIIADIASKLDAPVLIFQPSKEILEQNFAKLQAYDIWNCSVYSASFNSKEISRITFATIGSVKNKPELFQQFKYILIDECHLVNPKEGMYKTFLSQLKCKVLGLTATPYRLSSNQEFGAMLKFITRTRPRIFSDVIYQVQISTLLNMGFLSKLNYYQLDVIDERNLKTNTTGADYTDKSVVREYERADFYGFLVNTVQRLLNPKQGGKRKGILVFTRFLKEAEQLTWSIPECVIVSGETPKTERERILNAFKSGEIKVVANVGVLTTGFDYPELDTIVLARPTMSLAMYYQIVGRAIRPYKDKVGWIVDLCGTYRRFGKVEDLKLTEPKKGAWQVESNGRQLTNISF from the coding sequence ATGATTTATAAGTTAAGAGATTACCAACAGCAAGCTAGTGATTCAGCAGTTACTTACTTTAAAAGCAGAACTGATAAGAACGCTATTATGGTTTTGCCTACAGGATCAGGTAAATCTTTAATAATTGCTGATATAGCCAGTAAATTAGATGCGCCAGTACTTATATTTCAGCCATCAAAAGAAATCTTAGAGCAAAACTTTGCAAAGCTGCAGGCGTATGATATTTGGAATTGCTCCGTATATTCAGCCTCTTTCAATTCAAAAGAGATAAGCCGGATAACCTTTGCAACAATCGGCAGTGTAAAGAACAAGCCTGAACTGTTTCAGCAATTCAAATACATTTTGATTGATGAATGCCATTTAGTAAATCCCAAAGAGGGAATGTATAAAACCTTTCTTTCACAGCTAAAATGTAAAGTGTTGGGATTGACCGCAACGCCTTACAGACTTTCATCTAATCAGGAATTTGGCGCAATGCTAAAGTTTATCACCCGAACCAGACCAAGAATCTTTTCTGATGTCATTTATCAGGTTCAGATTTCCACTCTCTTAAATATGGGCTTTCTTTCAAAGCTCAATTACTATCAATTGGATGTAATAGACGAAAGAAACTTAAAGACGAATACAACGGGTGCCGATTATACCGATAAATCTGTAGTGAGAGAATATGAACGAGCTGATTTTTACGGATTCTTGGTAAATACAGTGCAAAGGTTATTGAATCCTAAGCAGGGTGGTAAGCGAAAAGGAATACTTGTTTTTACTCGTTTTCTGAAAGAAGCTGAACAACTTACTTGGTCAATACCTGAATGTGTTATTGTTTCGGGTGAAACACCTAAAACCGAACGTGAAAGAATACTGAATGCTTTTAAATCCGGTGAAATAAAGGTTGTGGCCAATGTTGGGGTTTTAACAACCGGATTTGATTATCCTGAATTAGATACTATTGTTCTTGCAAGACCTACCATGTCTCTTGCAATGTATTATCAGATAGTCGGTCGGGCAATTCGTCCGTACAAAGACAAAGTCGGTTGGATAGTGGATTTATGCGGCACCTATAGACGGTTTGGTAAGGTTGAGGATTTAAAACTCACTGAGCCAAAGAAAGGTGCTTGGCAAGTAGAGAGTAACGGTAGACAATTAACTAATATATCTTTCTGA
- a CDS encoding recombination protein NinG yields MIYKLKRKSKKEKTLPLIDKTGAIIKKKPDLKAKLDKEFSLFIRLRDAMPNGYFKCISCGQIKPFEQADNGHYINRQHMNTRFDELNCNSQCRHCNRFMEGNIQNYRKGLILKYGETKVILLEAKQGITRKYSDFEYEQLIKYYKALNKKLRKEKGI; encoded by the coding sequence ATGATATACAAACTAAAAAGAAAAAGTAAGAAAGAAAAAACTTTGCCACTTATAGACAAAACAGGGGCAATCATAAAAAAGAAGCCGGATCTGAAAGCTAAGTTAGACAAAGAATTTAGCCTTTTTATCCGGCTTCGTGATGCAATGCCAAACGGTTACTTTAAATGTATCTCGTGTGGCCAGATAAAGCCCTTTGAACAGGCCGACAACGGGCATTACATTAACCGCCAACACATGAACACGCGGTTTGATGAATTGAACTGTAATTCGCAATGTAGGCACTGTAACCGATTCATGGAAGGAAATATCCAGAACTACCGTAAAGGACTAATCTTAAAGTATGGCGAAACGAAAGTTATTCTTTTAGAAGCCAAACAGGGGATTACACGCAAATATTCAGATTTTGAGTACGAACAACTTATCAAGTATTACAAAGCACTCAATAAGAAGCTAAGAAAGGAGAAAGGAATATGA
- a CDS encoding RNA polymerase subunit sigma — protein sequence MVETKKNEERYITSDPRKMLNRFLAKRVLRTWTEDFVDEDNGEVCSIERNEILFERGTLIDQDLLAQIRFYMEAGDIKEVDVSNQKRVAFEQESNFLHPYIAQAEIKDKKHKFLFYASTLDSALLILKDYIELNYSFAFTLTMIKEFDTCIILTDTLKERKIDTLPLDFEENKDSSADEEENEEEKPDEKKFYQIETKITFGEEGESFYTFVVHTFNVDRAMMIITNYLKKKQDEKAEDAKKHNREYDKQEIHAMVEVAKPIPIGRFIPKEFSMAYITEQ from the coding sequence ATGGTTGAAACAAAGAAAAATGAGGAAAGATACATAACATCTGATCCTCGCAAGATGCTTAATAGATTTCTTGCAAAAAGAGTTCTAAGGACATGGACAGAGGATTTTGTTGATGAAGATAATGGCGAAGTATGCTCAATAGAACGTAATGAGATACTTTTTGAGCGTGGCACATTGATTGATCAAGATTTACTTGCTCAGATCCGTTTTTACATGGAAGCCGGAGACATTAAAGAAGTTGATGTTAGTAATCAAAAACGTGTTGCCTTTGAGCAAGAAAGTAACTTTCTGCATCCGTACATTGCACAGGCTGAGATCAAGGATAAAAAGCATAAGTTCTTATTTTATGCCAGCACCCTTGATTCGGCTTTGCTCATCCTGAAAGACTATATAGAGCTTAACTACTCTTTCGCTTTCACTCTTACAATGATCAAAGAGTTTGATACCTGCATTATTCTCACTGATACTCTGAAAGAACGTAAGATTGATACTTTGCCTCTTGATTTTGAAGAAAACAAAGATTCATCCGCCGATGAAGAAGAGAATGAAGAAGAAAAGCCGGATGAAAAGAAATTCTATCAGATCGAGACTAAAATTACATTTGGCGAAGAGGGAGAATCTTTTTATACGTTCGTTGTACATACGTTTAACGTTGACAGAGCTATGATGATCATTACTAATTATCTGAAAAAGAAACAGGATGAAAAAGCCGAAGATGCAAAGAAACATAACCGTGAGTATGATAAACAAGAAATCCATGCTATGGTAGAAGTAGCCAAGCCAATACCAATTGGCCGTTTTATCCCGAAAGAGTTCTCAATGGCTTATATTACCGAACAATAG